From the Lathyrus oleraceus cultivar Zhongwan6 chromosome 4, CAAS_Psat_ZW6_1.0, whole genome shotgun sequence genome, one window contains:
- the LOC127074930 gene encoding uncharacterized protein LOC127074930, which yields MGIYMFPWRKPKSRNTQICFANAKRQHKCGQTHTKQNMDFSSPIISILLHISLLVSLVCHVYCSETSDQNQTFLPEIEFHKLKNTINIHLQRINKPPVKTIHSFDGDIIDCVPSHKQPAFDHPLLKGQKPLVPPDKPREHNRLDNFSDDFQLWSLSGESCPEGTIPIRRIKEQDMLRGCSISTFGRKLKRVGRDTTGDGHEHAVGYVSGNEYYGAKAGINVWDPQVESQYEFSLSQIWVIAGSFGEDLNTIEAGWQVSPELYGDSYPRFFTYWTSDAYQGTGCYNLLCSGFVQTSSKIAIGAAISPTSTYNGGQFDISLMIWKDPKHGNWWLEYGSGELIGYWPSTLFTHLKDHATMVQFGGEIVNSMSSGSHTSTQMGSGHFAEEGFAKASYFRNMQVVDSDNSLIPLPDLKVVADHPNCYNIQQGTNNGWGNYFYFGGPGRNVKCP from the exons ATGGGAATATATATGTTTCCATGGAGAAAACCAAAATCTAGGAACACACAAATTTGTTTTGCCAATGCAAAAAGACAACATAAATGTGGacaaacacacacaaaacaaaacatggattTTAGTTCTCCAATCATCTCCATCCTCCTACATATTTCTCTCCTTGTTTCTTTGGTTTGTCATGTTTATTGTTCAGAAACAAGTGATCAAAACCAAACTTTTCTACCAGAGATAGAGTTTCACAAGTTGAAGAACACCATAAATATTCATCTTCAAAGGATCAACAAGCCTCCTGTTAAGACAATTCAT AGTTTTGATGGTGATATTATAGATTGTGTTCCGTCTCATAAACAACCAGCTTTTGATCATCCTCTGTTGAAAGGACAAAAACCATTG GTTCCTCCTGATAAACCAAGAGAACATAACCGACTCGATAATTTCAGCGATGATTTTCAATTATGGAGTTTATCGGGTGAATCGTGTCCGGAAGGAACAATTCCTATAAGAAGAATAAAAGAACAAGACATGTTAAGAGGTTGCTCTATTAGCACATTTGGAAGAAAACTAAAACGTGTTGGAAGGGACACTACTGGCGATGGACATGAG CATGCAGTTGGGTATGTGAGTGGAAATGAATACTATGGAGCAAAGGCTGGCATAAACGTGTGGGACCCACAAGTGGAAAGTCAATATGAATTCAGTTTATCTCAAATATGGGTCATAGCTGGTTCATTTGGAGAAGATCTCAATACCATTGAAGCTGGTTGGCAG GTCAGTCCAGAGCTTTATGGGGACAGCTACCCTAGATTCTTTACTTATTGGACA AGTGATGCATATCAAGGAACTGGTTGCTACAATTTACTTTGCTCTGGCTTTGTTCAAACTAGTAGTAAAATTGCAATTGGAGCTGCAATTTCTCCAACTTCTACATATAATGGAGGGCAGTTTGATATTAGCTTAATGATTTGGAAG GATCCAAAGCATGGGAATTGGTGGCTTGAATATGGATCAGGAGAATTAATTGGTTATTGGCCATCCACTTTATTCACACACTTAAAGGATCATGCAACTATGGTTCAATTTGGTGGAGAAATAGTGAATTCAATGTCATCAGGGTCTCACACTTCCACTCAAATGGGCAGTGGACATTTTGCAGAAGAGGGTTTTGCAAAAGCTTCATATTTTAGAAATATGCAAGTTGTGGATTCTGATAATAGCTTGATTCCTTTGCCAGATCTTAAGGTTGTAGCTGATCACCCAAATTGTTATAACATTCAACAAGGGACTAATAATGGGTGGGGGAATTACTTTTACTTTGGTGGACCTGGAAGAAATGTGAAATGTCCTTGA